In Stigmatopora argus isolate UIUO_Sarg chromosome 17, RoL_Sarg_1.0, whole genome shotgun sequence, the following are encoded in one genomic region:
- the LOC144091686 gene encoding phospholipid phosphatase-related protein type 5-like, with the protein MLYFQLVIMAGTVMLAYYFEYTDTFSVHVQGFFCYDTTYTKPYLGPEDHSAIPPMLLYAVVAVLPTLLITITETVLFLVQYTSKEFDNSEKTVATGDCCYLNPLVRRTFRFLGVYTFGLFIVDIFVNAGQVVTGNLAPYFMTICKPNYTALGCHKSLRYISQQEACTGNQNEILHARKTFPSKEAALSIYAALYLAMYVTCTVQLKGTRLAKPLLSLAMVFLAFLTGLNRIAEYRNHWSDVIAGFLIGTAIATFLVVCVVHYFKGKLLLNDDTPVEMQVNTTILGMGHPLEKYIASQNHITFAEVT; encoded by the exons ATGTTGTACTTTCAGTTAGTAATCATGGCTGGGACTGTCATGCTAGCCTATTACTTTGAGTACACTGATACCTTCAGTGTGCATGTACAGGGATTTTTTTGCTACGATACTACCTATACTAAACCCTACCTTGGACCGGAGGACCACAGCGCCATCCCACCCATGCTACTGTACGCTGTAGTAGCGGTTTTGCCCACACTGCTG ATCACAATAACAGAGACGGTGCTATTCTTGGTCCAGTATACATCAAAAGAGTTTGATAATTCAGAGAAGACGGTGGCCACAGGAGACTGCTGTTATCTCAACCCACTAGTGCGCAGGACCTTTCGTTTCCTCG GAGTTTACACCTTTGGCCTCTTCATCGTCGACATCTTCGTCAACGCCGGCCAGGTAGTGACGGGAAACCTGGCACCCTATTTCATGACCATCTGCAAACCAAACTACACGGCATTGGGGTGCCATAAGTCTCTTCGCTATATCAGCCAGCAAGAAGCCTGCACGGGAAACCAGAATGAAATCCTGCATGCCCGCAAAACCTTCCCCTCCAAAGAGGCTGCTCTCAGCATATATGCCGCACTCTACCTAGCT ATGTATGTGACATGCACAGTCCAGCTCAAAGGCACACGCCTCGCTAAGCCACTATTGTCCCTCGCCATGGTGTTTCTGGCTTTCCTCACCGGACTTAATCGCATCGCTGAGTACCGCAACCACTGGTCGGATGTCATTGCTGGCTTCCTGATTGGCACTGCCATTGCCACATTCTTG GTTGTATGCGTTGTACATTATTTCAAAGGGAAGTTGTTGCTGAATGATGATACGCCAGTAgaaatgcaagtaaatacgaCCATTCTGGGGATGGGTCATCCTCTGGAAAAGTACATTGCCTCACAG AATCACATCACTTTTGCTGAGGTCACATGA
- the snx7 gene encoding sorting nexin-7, which produces MSSQAVLSKDMSDLEEEEDLEVYSKKLLLSDGVPMPNSPSSMVNQYQLDEDEQQTESTKDLFVIVDSPESHVTAIETFIMYRVATKTTRSEFDSCEFEVLRRYQDFVWLRSRLEEDHPTLIVHPLPEKFVMKGMVERFSNDFIETRKKALHRFLDKIANHPIMSFNQHLKLFLTAQDFSSQKKQGPGFLSRMGDTVRAVAHSVWGIKSRPEEFTHMQEYVDNFGGKISSVDKVSQRIIKEQREYMDEQKQYGPLYSQWADVEEELHDPLKHVANCVEECSKETEKQINHLSEILVPALHEYVLCADVLKSVLKRRDNIQADFESKNEALVSKRADQEVGHLEKEVDALTDRMEFANNALKGDWINWKNKTRDDLKSAFISTADNNIECYEKCLAVWESFLLSQKRDPIEHEDEETS; this is translated from the exons ATGAGTAGTCAGGCGGTTTTGTCAAAAGACATGTCAGATCTCGAGGAAGAAGAAGATTTGGAGGTGTACAGCAAG AAATTATTACTGTCAGATGGGGTTCCAATGCCCAACTCGCCCAGCTCCATGGTCAACCAGTACCAACTTGATGAAGATGAACAGCAGACTGAAAGCACAAAAGACTTGTTTGTTATAGTTGACAGTCCAGAAAGTCACGTAACGGCTATCGAGACCTTCATCATGTACAGAGTTGCGACCAAG ACTACAAGGAGTGAGTTTGACTCCTGTGAATTTGAAGTACTCCGGCGTTACCAGGACTTTGTTTGGCTACGCAGCCGACTGGAAGAAGACCACCCGACCCTCATTGTTCAT CCTCTCCCAGAAAAGTTTGTGATGAAGGGCATGGTAGAGCGCTTCAGTAATGACTTCATCGAGACCAGGAAGAAAGCACTGCATCGCTTTCTCGACAAGATCGCCAACCATCCAATCATGTCATTTAACCAGCACTTGAAACTCTTCCTAACTGCTCAG GATTTCTCATCTCAAAAGAAGCAGGGTCCAGGTTTCCTGAGTCGAATGGGTGACACTGTACGAGCGGTAGCCCACTCAGTGTGGGGCATCAAGAGCCGTCCGGAAGAGTTCACACATATGCAGGAATATGTAGATAACTTTGGCGGCAAAATCTCGTCCGTCGACAAGGTTTCGCAACGGATCATCAAGGAACAGCGAG AATATATGGATGAGCAAAAACAGTATGGACCCCTCTATAGCCAATGGGCAGATGTCGAAGAAGAGCTGCATGACCCATTAAAACACGTGGCCAACTGTGTGGAGGAATGCAGCAAAGAAACAGAAAAGCAAATCAACCATCTCTCTGAGATCTTGGTCCCCGCTCTTCATGAGTATGTGCTCTGTGCTGATGTACTAAAG AGTGTGCTAAAACGGAGAGACAatatccaagctgactttgaGAGCAAAAATGAGGCTCTTGTATCCAAAAGAGCGGACCAAGAAGTT GGTCATCTGGAGAAAGAGGTGGATGCTCTGACAGATCGAATGGAATTTGCAAACAATGCGTTGAAGGGAGATTGGATTaactggaaaaacaaaacaagggaTGACCTCAAGTCAGCCTTTATCTCAACTGCTGATAACAATATAGAATGCTATGAAAAG TGTCTCGCAGTGTGGGAATCATTCCTCTTGTCTCAAAAGAGAGATCCCATTGAACATGAAGATGAAGAAACTTCATAA
- the LOC144091993 gene encoding uncharacterized protein LOC144091993 has protein sequence MPHHTACSPYLSLSFFLSTRLPSAPSLAPPARRFVCEREKTTSFLSLNGRTGGGKKGGGGGRGPLLFAISARQHQYQSVQRRILRFLLGSTSSFFSGSSSYNWEGEGDHHLPVYHGPSGRRQAERAQEGEGILEARQERQHPGLQKKSKKKRPQFSL, from the exons ATGCCTCATCACACCGCATGCTCtccatatctctctctctctttcttcctcTCAACACGTCTGCCCTCCGCTCCTTCGTTGGCCCCGCCGGCTCGTCGCTTCGTTtgcgagagagaaaaaacaaccAGCTTTCTTTCCTTGAACGGACGGACCGGAGGAGGGAAGaagggaggaggaggcggaagaGGACCGCTTTTGTTTGCCATCTCGGCTCGGCAGCATCAGTACCAGTCGGTCCAGCGCCGCATCCTCCGTTTCCTACTGGGATCAACctcctccttcttttcagggAGCTCTTCCTACAActgggagggggagggagatCACCACCTCCCAGTTTACCACGGACCCTCAGGAAGGCGTCAGGCTGAAAGAGCGCAGGAAGGGGAGGGAATTTTAGAGGCGCGCCAGGAGAGGCAACACCCCGggttacagaaaaaaagcaagaaaaagCGG ccccagttctcattatGA
- the plppr4b gene encoding phospholipid phosphatase-related protein type 4 produces MSGGLAMSPREKGIQTKDSVSLLPCFYFVELPILVSSMVSLYFLEWTDLFKPVKSGFNCQDRSLSLPYIDPNHEVIPLLMLLSLAFAGPAITIMIGEAILFCCLARRKGGAGAESNINAAGCNFNSFIRRAIRFVGVHAFGLCATALVTDILQLMTGYPAPYFLTVCKPNYTTLNITCEHNPYILEDICSGADTAVINQGRKSFPSQHATLASFAAVYVSMYFNSTLTDSSKLLKPLLVFSFIICAIICGLTRIIQYKNHAIDVYVGFLIGGGIAVYLGLYAVGNFLPSKESSTSFTPRPHCPSCSLPHISQEAVLHHLQMKASLSGEPCIPNPQPEGILHRGLPQQKGEDCLKFPGRDADGISPHSPRSKETVVTFSHTLPRVHTPQAIAAYEEAARRHAATLHHASMDSSRSKQLLSQWKSKNNHKCTLQVPDYFPPPGDLPVQVAQHPHHHGSMEVRSSSEPSAMGLDASFEAHAYMSKLATGASTTLPSNCSGITGGARMLMQPRPGSSQLVHIPEESHENYHNTSPKTVGGDIEGVSSADGTGQANWHRVAEKTSICRTNDEGKKNQPRIMQVIAMSKQQGLLQTHSKSLDESSTIGSSQGLAHYRALTTEKELSSTTGPSSLGSTTGSISGSTGAIVRIEAHPESNRPIIQAPSTDGSGSWRWRSLDHGNGAVVGHGSTGGGSLRQSFDLNDLSRDSESSDSLREGSIDRKRAYHASSTSVEPPTVTVHTSQPEQKLHNQSLSTIRVTPGDVSGAGSGNGDTASEIPSVASSRESTLRRKGHSVILIPERGNSPDVTRNVFYKGASIPNKE; encoded by the exons ATGTCTGGAGGTCTGGCCATGTCTCCCAGAGAAAAGGGGATTCAAACCAAGGACAGTGTCAGCCTGCTACCTTGTTTCTATTTCGTCGAG CTGCCTATCCTTGTGTCATCCATGGTCAGTTTATACTTCCTGGAGTGGACAGATTTGTTCAAGCCAGTGAAGTCTGGCTTTAACTGTCAAGACCGCAGTCTTAGCCTGCCCTACATCGACCCTAACCATGAGGTCATCCCTCTACTAATGTTGCTTAGCCTGGCTTTTGCAGGGCCTGCGATCACG ATCATGATTGGCGAGGCCATCCTGTTTTGTTGTCTAGCTCGGAGAAAAGGCGGTGCTGGAGCTGAATCAAATATCAATGCAGCTGGCTGCAACTTCAACTCTTTCATACGGAGAGCGATACgttttgttg GAGTTCATGCTTTTGGTCTTTGTGCCACCGCTCTCGTCACAGACATCCTTCAGCTGATGACAGGCTACCCAGCCCCTTATTTCCTTACAGTGTGTAAACCCAACTATACCACTCTAAATATCACCTGTGAGCACAATCCTTACATCTTGGAGGATATCTGCTCTGGGGCCGATACTGCAGTTATTAATCAGGGCAG AAAATCATTCCCATCCCAACATGCTACTCTGGCATCATTTGCAGCTGTCTATGTTTCG ATGTACTTCAATAGCACTTTGACCGACTCATCCAAATTACTCAAGCCACTGCTGGTCTTTTCCTTCATCATCTGCGCCATCATTTGTGGTCTGACTCGGATTATTCAATACAAGAACCATGCTATTGATGTCTACGTGGGGTTCCTGATTGGCGGTGGAATTGCTGTCTACCTG GGTCTCTATGCAGTTGGAAATTTCCTACCCAGTAAAGAGTCTAGCACGAGCTTCACTCCAAGGCCCCACTGCCCATCCTGCTCTTTACCACATATTAGTCAAGAAGCCGTCCTCCATCACCTACAAATGAAAGCCAGCTTATCGGGTGAACCTTGCATTCCCAACCCCCAGCCCGAAGGAATTCTCCATCGGGGTCTTCCACAGCAAAAGGGTGAGGATTGCCTCAAGTTCCCAGGCAGAGATGCGGATGGAATCTCACCCCACAGCCCACGAAGCAAAGAGACCGTTGTGACCTTTAGCCACACCCTCCCTCGTGTTCACACTCCACAGGCCATCGCGGCATACGAGGAAGCGGCCAGACGCCACGCCGCCACCCTTCACCATGCTTCCATGGATTCTAGCCGTTCAAAGCAGCTTTTGTCACAGTGGAAGAGTAAAAACAACCACAAATGCACACTCCAAGTCCCTGACTATTTCCCACCACCAGGAGACTTACCTGTACAAGTcgctcaacatcctcatcacCATGGCAGTATGGAGGTCCGATCCAGCTCTGAGCCCTCGGCTATGGGTTTAGACGCAAGCTTCGAAGCTCACGCATATATGTCCAAACTGGCCACAGGAGCAAGCACCACTTTACCCAGTAACTGCAGCGGCATTACCGGAGGAGCAAGAATGTTAATGCAACCTCGTCCTGGGTCTTCCCAGCTGGTCCACATTCCAGAAGAATCGCATGAAAATTACCACAATACCTCCCCAAAAACAGTAGGAGGAGACATCGAGGGCGTTTCTTCAGCAGATGGCACGGGACAGGCTAACTGGCATAGGGTTGCAGAGAAGACTTCAATTTGCAGGACTAATGACGAAGGGAAGAAAAACCAACCGCGAATCATGCAAGTGATTGCTATGTCCAAGCAGCAGGGTCTCCTTCAGACCCATTCCAAAAGCTTGGATGAGAGCAGCACTATAGGAAGTTCTCAGGGCTTGGCCCACTACAGGGCCCTCACTACTGAAAAAGAGCTGAGTAGCACTACAGGTCCGAGCTCTCTGGGCAGCACCACAGGTAGTATTTCAGGCAGCACCGGAGCAATTGTCAGAATAGAAGCACACCCTGAAAGCAACAGACCGATTATCCAGGCTCCTTCCACCGATGGAAGTGGATCGTGGCGGTGGCGATCTCTGGATCATGGCAATGGAGCTGTTGTCGGGCATGGTAGTACAGGAGGTGGGAGTTTGAGGCAATCCTTCGATCTCAATGATCTTAGCAGAGACTCGGAAAGCTCAGACTCACTACGAGAAGGGTCTATTGACAGGAAGCGTGCTTATCACGCTTCCAGCACCTCTGTCGAACCGCCCACAGTTACTGTCCATACAAGCCAACCAGAGCAGAAGCTCCACAATCAGAGCCTCTCTACAATAAGGGTCACTCCGGGGGATGTTAGTGGAGCCGGATCTGGCAACGGCGATACAGCTTCAGAAATTCCATCCGTCGCCTCCAGTCGGGAATCCACGCTTCGGCGAAAAGGTCACAGTGTCATCTTGATTCCAGAGCGAGGAAACAGCCCTGATGTCACCCGAAATGTTTTCTACAAGGGAGCATCCATACCTAATAAGGAATAA